A window of Pedobacter lusitanus contains these coding sequences:
- a CDS encoding MBL fold metallo-hydrolase: MNLHTIETGLFKLDGGAMFGVVPKSIWQKSNPADTNNMCTWAMRCLLIEDGDRLILIDTGIGNKQDEKFLSHYYLHGDDTLEKSLAAKGFSKEDITDVFLTHLHFDHCGGAIVREGEKLVPAFKQAHYWSNEKHWDWAVHPNDREKASFLKDNILPLQESGQLKFISDQEGVEFQQDFKVRFAFGHTDAMMLPQLTYKDHTIVYMADLLPSIGHIPLPYVMSYDMFPLQTLKEKKNFLEEAAANNYILYLEHDSINECCTVQQTEKGIRLKDTLKLADL; encoded by the coding sequence ATGAACTTACATACTATAGAAACCGGATTATTTAAACTGGATGGAGGTGCAATGTTTGGCGTTGTCCCAAAATCTATCTGGCAAAAAAGTAATCCTGCAGATACAAATAATATGTGCACCTGGGCTATGCGCTGCTTATTAATAGAAGATGGTGACCGTCTGATTCTGATTGATACAGGCATAGGTAATAAACAGGATGAAAAATTTTTAAGTCATTATTATCTGCATGGCGATGATACACTGGAAAAATCACTTGCAGCCAAAGGGTTCAGCAAAGAAGATATTACGGATGTATTTCTTACGCATTTGCATTTTGATCATTGCGGAGGTGCAATTGTCCGTGAAGGTGAAAAGTTAGTTCCCGCATTTAAGCAGGCACATTACTGGAGTAATGAAAAACACTGGGACTGGGCTGTGCATCCCAATGACAGAGAAAAAGCATCATTCCTGAAAGACAATATTCTGCCACTTCAGGAAAGCGGTCAGCTGAAGTTTATTTCCGATCAGGAAGGAGTTGAATTTCAGCAGGATTTTAAAGTACGTTTCGCTTTTGGCCATACAGATGCGATGATGCTACCCCAGTTAACTTACAAAGACCATACAATTGTATACATGGCAGATCTGCTGCCATCTATAGGCCATATCCCCCTACCCTATGTCATGTCATACGATATGTTTCCACTACAGACCTTAAAAGAGAAAAAAAACTTTCTGGAAGAAGCAGCTGCAAATAACTATATCCTTTATTTAGAACATGATTCTATAAATGAATGCTGTACTGTGCAACAAACGGAAAAAGGAATCAGATTAAAAGACACATTGAAACTGGCGGATTTATAA